One region of Bacteroidota bacterium genomic DNA includes:
- the nadC gene encoding carboxylating nicotinate-nucleotide diphosphorylase, translated as MKLPNYITPKALNSFIVSSLLEDIGDGDHTSLACIPKTLTKTAKLLVKENGVIAGVELAKLIFKIVDKNLTYSILKNDGSTVKKGDVVLTVNGSAQSILKAERLVLNCMQRMSGIATTTATLTAFCKKNNVKLLDTRKTTPGFRMMEKWAVAIGGGVNHRFGLFDMILIKDNHIDYCGSITKAIKSSVDYLKKKNKKIKIEVEVRSLNDVQEVLSCGYKVDRILLDNFSPKEITQAVKLINKRIPTEASGNINAKNLASYAKTGVNYISMGALTHSIKSLDLSLKATANAK; from the coding sequence ATGAAACTGCCAAATTATATTACCCCCAAAGCACTAAACAGCTTTATTGTATCTTCTTTACTAGAAGATATAGGAGATGGCGACCACACCTCGCTTGCATGCATTCCGAAAACGCTTACCAAAACAGCCAAATTACTTGTTAAAGAAAACGGAGTTATTGCAGGTGTTGAATTAGCCAAGCTAATTTTTAAAATAGTAGATAAAAACCTTACCTATTCTATTTTAAAAAATGACGGAAGTACAGTAAAAAAAGGAGATGTTGTTCTTACCGTAAATGGTTCTGCACAATCTATTTTAAAAGCGGAACGTTTGGTTTTAAATTGCATGCAGCGCATGAGCGGCATTGCAACTACCACTGCTACACTAACGGCTTTTTGCAAAAAAAACAACGTAAAATTACTAGATACAAGAAAAACCACCCCCGGCTTTAGAATGATGGAAAAATGGGCGGTTGCAATTGGTGGTGGCGTAAACCATCGATTTGGATTATTTGATATGATTTTAATTAAAGACAATCACATTGATTATTGCGGAAGTATAACAAAAGCCATTAAATCAAGTGTAGATTATCTTAAAAAGAAAAATAAAAAAATAAAAATTGAAGTTGAAGTTCGGAGCTTAAACGATGTTCAAGAAGTTTTAAGTTGTGGTTATAAAGTAGATAGAATTTTACTTGACAATTTTTCTCCGAAAGAAATTACTCAAGCTGTAAAGCTTATCAATAAGCGTATTCCGACTGAAGCCTCCGGAAATATCAATGCAAAAAACCTAGCAAGCTACGCAAAAACAGGAGTCAACTACATTTCAATGGGTGCATTAACGCACAGTATAAAAAGCTTAGATTTAAGTCTAAAAGCAACTGCAAATGCCAAGTAA
- a CDS encoding YihY/virulence factor BrkB family protein, whose product MPSKFAQKILDLPPIAKLTRIAKRIVLPGFEGIALYEVLVFFLRGVSKGAVNMRASSVAFSFFLAIFPSIIFLFTLIPYIPIDNFQNELFDVIKSVMPKAAFEATESTLEDIIKRQNSGLLSFGFITALYFATNGFVAVINAFNQTYHSVETRKPFMTRLVSIALVLIQTTLLITAIAIIIFSEILLNKISLLSNFESYLILIGRAITVFALFFCTLSFIYYLAPSSKARWRFISAGSTFAAILTVITCWGFAFYINNFGQYNKLYGSIGTLIVILLWIYFNSYILLLGFELNASIDMAKKKGEKAII is encoded by the coding sequence ATGCCAAGTAAATTTGCACAAAAAATACTCGACCTACCACCTATTGCAAAACTTACACGCATTGCCAAACGCATTGTGTTACCTGGATTTGAAGGAATTGCGCTTTATGAGGTGCTTGTATTTTTTTTGAGAGGAGTGAGTAAAGGCGCTGTAAATATGAGAGCGTCTTCGGTGGCGTTTTCTTTTTTTCTGGCCATATTCCCATCTATAATTTTTTTATTTACACTTATACCCTACATTCCAATAGATAATTTCCAGAACGAACTGTTTGATGTAATTAAAAGTGTAATGCCGAAAGCTGCATTTGAAGCAACGGAGAGCACACTGGAAGATATTATTAAACGCCAAAATAGCGGTTTGCTTTCGTTTGGATTTATAACCGCATTGTACTTTGCTACCAATGGATTTGTAGCTGTAATTAACGCATTCAACCAAACATACCACAGCGTAGAAACTCGTAAGCCATTTATGACAAGGCTTGTATCAATTGCATTAGTGTTGATTCAAACTACACTGCTTATAACAGCCATTGCAATTATTATTTTCTCCGAAATATTATTGAATAAAATATCGCTACTAAGCAACTTCGAATCTTACCTAATTTTAATTGGAAGGGCAATTACTGTTTTTGCATTATTCTTTTGCACACTTTCTTTTATATACTACTTAGCACCTTCGAGCAAAGCTAGATGGCGCTTTATAAGTGCAGGCTCTACATTTGCTGCTATCCTAACAGTCATTACCTGCTGGGGCTTTGCATTTTATATTAATAATTTTGGACAATACAATAAATTGTACGGATCTATCGGTACACTGATTGTCATTCTTCTTTGGATTTATTTCAATTCGTATATTTTACTATTAGGCTTCGAACTCAACGCCAGTATTGACATGGCAAAGAAAAAAGGAGAAAAAGCAATTATCTAA